From a single Phalacrocorax aristotelis chromosome 1, bGulAri2.1, whole genome shotgun sequence genomic region:
- the TIGAR gene encoding fructose-2,6-bisphosphatase TIGAR isoform X1, with protein MVRFGLTVVRHGETRYNKDKILQGQGVDEPLSATGFRQADAAGLFLSNVKFTHVFSSDLLRAKQTAATILGKNKFCKDLEIKYDARLRERKYGVAEGRPLTDLKAMAKAAGEQCPSFTPSGGETLDEVRERARDFFEFLCRLAVELEQKEQDVHGAASRSSGASEEQLVFPWTNHCSEAELSSGNSGASKMLDANILVVSHGAYMRNWIGYFVSNLNCTLPRNLTKSQLSSVSPNTGVSHFIIKLENGNLLKPEITCVCLNQDSHLVDVGAECVAPKVF; from the exons ATGGTGCGCTTCGGGCTGACCGTCGTCCGGCA CGGAGAAACAAGATACAACAAAGACAAGATACTGCAAG gtCAAGGAGTGGATGAGCCGCTTTCTGCAACTGGTTTCAGACAAGCAGATGCTGCTGGTTTATTTCTCAGTAATGTGAAGTTTACTCATGTCTTTTCAAGTGACCTCCTTCGAGCAAAGCAG ACTGCTGCCACAATTCtaggaaaaaataagttttgcaAAGATTTGGAAATCAAGTATGATGCAAGACTTCGAGAGAGA AAATACGGTGTTGCAGAAGGAAGGCCTTTGACTGACCTCAAGGCTATGGCAAAGGCTGCCGGAGAGCAGTGTCCTTCATTCACACCTTCTGGAGGAGAAACACTGGATGAA GTAAGAGAACGTGCAAGGGATTTTTTTGAATTTCTGTGTCGGCTAGCTGTTGAATTGGAACAGAAGGAGCAAGATGTGCATGGTGCAGCAAGCAGAAGCTCAGGAGCATCTGAAGAACAGTTAGTTTTCCCATGGACAAACCACTGCAGTGAAGCAGAACTTAGCTCTGGTAACAGTGGAGCTTCTAAAATGTTAGATGCCAATATATTAGTGGTGAGTCATGGAGCCTACATGAGGAACTGGATtggttattttgtttcaaatctaAACTGTACTTTACCAAGAAATTTAACAAAGTCTCAGTTGTCTTCTGTCAGTCCCAATACAGGAGTTAGTCACTTCATTATAAAACTTGAAAACGGAAATTTGTTAAAACCTGAAATAACATGTGTTTGTCTTAATCAAGACTCTCACTTAGTGGATGTGGGAGCTGAATGTGTAGCTCCAAAAGTGTTTTAA
- the TIGAR gene encoding fructose-2,6-bisphosphatase TIGAR isoform X3, with protein MVNYSSLQNMKSCNQLMKCQGVDEPLSATGFRQADAAGLFLSNVKFTHVFSSDLLRAKQTAATILGKNKFCKDLEIKYDARLRERKYGVAEGRPLTDLKAMAKAAGEQCPSFTPSGGETLDEVRERARDFFEFLCRLAVELEQKEQDVHGAASRSSGASEEQLVFPWTNHCSEAELSSGNSGASKMLDANILVVSHGAYMRNWIGYFVSNLNCTLPRNLTKSQLSSVSPNTGVSHFIIKLENGNLLKPEITCVCLNQDSHLVDVGAECVAPKVF; from the exons ATGGTAAATTATTCTTCCCTGCAAAATATGAAATCATGTAACCAACTGATGAAAT gtCAAGGAGTGGATGAGCCGCTTTCTGCAACTGGTTTCAGACAAGCAGATGCTGCTGGTTTATTTCTCAGTAATGTGAAGTTTACTCATGTCTTTTCAAGTGACCTCCTTCGAGCAAAGCAG ACTGCTGCCACAATTCtaggaaaaaataagttttgcaAAGATTTGGAAATCAAGTATGATGCAAGACTTCGAGAGAGA AAATACGGTGTTGCAGAAGGAAGGCCTTTGACTGACCTCAAGGCTATGGCAAAGGCTGCCGGAGAGCAGTGTCCTTCATTCACACCTTCTGGAGGAGAAACACTGGATGAA GTAAGAGAACGTGCAAGGGATTTTTTTGAATTTCTGTGTCGGCTAGCTGTTGAATTGGAACAGAAGGAGCAAGATGTGCATGGTGCAGCAAGCAGAAGCTCAGGAGCATCTGAAGAACAGTTAGTTTTCCCATGGACAAACCACTGCAGTGAAGCAGAACTTAGCTCTGGTAACAGTGGAGCTTCTAAAATGTTAGATGCCAATATATTAGTGGTGAGTCATGGAGCCTACATGAGGAACTGGATtggttattttgtttcaaatctaAACTGTACTTTACCAAGAAATTTAACAAAGTCTCAGTTGTCTTCTGTCAGTCCCAATACAGGAGTTAGTCACTTCATTATAAAACTTGAAAACGGAAATTTGTTAAAACCTGAAATAACATGTGTTTGTCTTAATCAAGACTCTCACTTAGTGGATGTGGGAGCTGAATGTGTAGCTCCAAAAGTGTTTTAA
- the TIGAR gene encoding fructose-2,6-bisphosphatase TIGAR isoform X2: MKCQGVDEPLSATGFRQADAAGLFLSNVKFTHVFSSDLLRAKQTAATILGKNKFCKDLEIKYDARLRERKYGVAEGRPLTDLKAMAKAAGEQCPSFTPSGGETLDEVRERARDFFEFLCRLAVELEQKEQDVHGAASRSSGASEEQLVFPWTNHCSEAELSSGNSGASKMLDANILVVSHGAYMRNWIGYFVSNLNCTLPRNLTKSQLSSVSPNTGVSHFIIKLENGNLLKPEITCVCLNQDSHLVDVGAECVAPKVF; the protein is encoded by the exons ATGAAAT gtCAAGGAGTGGATGAGCCGCTTTCTGCAACTGGTTTCAGACAAGCAGATGCTGCTGGTTTATTTCTCAGTAATGTGAAGTTTACTCATGTCTTTTCAAGTGACCTCCTTCGAGCAAAGCAG ACTGCTGCCACAATTCtaggaaaaaataagttttgcaAAGATTTGGAAATCAAGTATGATGCAAGACTTCGAGAGAGA AAATACGGTGTTGCAGAAGGAAGGCCTTTGACTGACCTCAAGGCTATGGCAAAGGCTGCCGGAGAGCAGTGTCCTTCATTCACACCTTCTGGAGGAGAAACACTGGATGAA GTAAGAGAACGTGCAAGGGATTTTTTTGAATTTCTGTGTCGGCTAGCTGTTGAATTGGAACAGAAGGAGCAAGATGTGCATGGTGCAGCAAGCAGAAGCTCAGGAGCATCTGAAGAACAGTTAGTTTTCCCATGGACAAACCACTGCAGTGAAGCAGAACTTAGCTCTGGTAACAGTGGAGCTTCTAAAATGTTAGATGCCAATATATTAGTGGTGAGTCATGGAGCCTACATGAGGAACTGGATtggttattttgtttcaaatctaAACTGTACTTTACCAAGAAATTTAACAAAGTCTCAGTTGTCTTCTGTCAGTCCCAATACAGGAGTTAGTCACTTCATTATAAAACTTGAAAACGGAAATTTGTTAAAACCTGAAATAACATGTGTTTGTCTTAATCAAGACTCTCACTTAGTGGATGTGGGAGCTGAATGTGTAGCTCCAAAAGTGTTTTAA